In the genome of Streptomyces racemochromogenes, one region contains:
- a CDS encoding vitamin B12-dependent ribonucleotide reductase, translating into MTETASSSARGSRAKGTKAAKGGLRIERIHTTPGVHPYDEVNWELRDVVMTNWRDGSVNFEQRGVEFPDFWSVNAVNIVTSKYFRGAVGTPQRETGLKQLIDRIVKTYTKAGEDYDYFASPADAEIFEHELTYALLHQIFSFNSPVWFNVGTPQPQQVSACFILSVDDSMESILDWYKEEGMIFKGGSGAGLNLSRIRSSKELLSSGGNASGPVSFMRGADASAGTIKSGGATRRAAKMVVLDVDHPDIEDFIATKVKEEEKIRALRDAGFDMDLGGDDITSVQYQNANNSVRVNDEFMTAVENGTQFGLRARMTGEVIEKVDAKALFRKLAEAAWACADPGIQYDGVINNWHTCPESGRITASNPCSEYMHLDNTSCNLASLNLMKFLNDDGKGNQSFDAERFAKVVELVITAMDISICFADFPTQKIGENTRAFRQLGIGYANLGALLMATGHAYDSDGGRTLAASITSLMTGTAYRRSAELAAIVGPYDGYARNADSHKRVMKQHADANAVAPRTDDLDSAIWAAATEAWQDVLRLGEKNGFRNAQASVLAPTGTIGLAMSCDTTGVEPDLALVKFKKLVGGGSMQIVNGTVPQALRRMGYLEEQIEAIVSHIAEHGNVVDAPGLKTEHYEVFDCAMGERSISPMGHVRMMAAIQPWISGAISKTVNMPESATVEEIEEIYFEAWKLGVKALAIYRDNCKVGQPLSAKKKEEEKAEITEKAEETIRTAVEKVIEYRPVRKRLPKGRPGITTSFTVGGAEGYMTANSYPDDGLGEVFLKMSKQGSTLAGMMDAFSIAVSVGLQYGVPLETYVAKFTNMRFEPAGMTDDPDVRMAQSIVDYIFRRVALDFLPFETRSALGIHSAEERQRHLDTGSYEPLDEEELDTESLAQSAPVAAVAKPVAKPVAIVPVPAPKTAHSNAELVEMQMGVSADAPLCFSCGTKMQRAGSCYICEGCGSTSGCS; encoded by the coding sequence ATGACAGAGACGGCGAGCAGCTCGGCACGTGGTTCCCGCGCCAAGGGGACCAAGGCCGCCAAGGGCGGCCTGCGGATCGAGCGCATCCACACCACCCCCGGCGTGCACCCCTACGACGAGGTGAACTGGGAGCTCCGTGACGTCGTCATGACCAACTGGCGCGACGGCTCGGTCAACTTCGAGCAGCGCGGCGTCGAGTTCCCCGACTTCTGGTCGGTGAACGCGGTCAACATCGTCACCAGCAAGTACTTCCGCGGCGCGGTCGGCACCCCGCAGCGCGAGACCGGCCTGAAGCAGCTCATCGACCGCATCGTGAAGACCTACACGAAGGCCGGCGAGGACTACGACTACTTCGCGTCCCCCGCCGACGCGGAGATCTTCGAGCACGAGCTGACCTACGCCCTCCTGCACCAGATCTTCAGCTTCAACTCCCCGGTGTGGTTCAACGTCGGCACGCCCCAGCCGCAGCAGGTCTCCGCCTGCTTCATCCTGTCCGTCGACGACTCCATGGAGTCGATCCTCGACTGGTACAAGGAAGAGGGCATGATCTTCAAGGGCGGCTCCGGCGCCGGCCTGAACCTCTCCCGCATCCGCTCCTCCAAGGAGCTCCTCTCCTCCGGCGGCAACGCCTCCGGCCCGGTCTCCTTCATGCGCGGCGCCGACGCCTCCGCGGGAACGATCAAGTCGGGCGGCGCGACCCGCCGAGCGGCCAAGATGGTCGTCCTGGACGTGGACCACCCGGACATCGAGGACTTCATCGCCACCAAGGTGAAGGAAGAGGAGAAGATCCGCGCCCTGCGCGACGCGGGCTTCGACATGGACCTGGGCGGCGACGACATCACGTCCGTCCAGTACCAGAACGCCAACAACTCCGTCCGCGTGAACGACGAGTTCATGACGGCCGTCGAGAACGGCACCCAGTTCGGCCTGCGGGCCCGCATGACCGGCGAGGTCATCGAGAAGGTCGACGCCAAGGCGCTCTTCCGCAAGCTCGCCGAGGCCGCGTGGGCCTGTGCCGACCCGGGCATCCAGTACGACGGTGTGATCAACAACTGGCACACCTGCCCCGAGTCCGGCCGCATCACCGCGTCCAACCCCTGCAGCGAGTACATGCACCTGGACAACACGTCCTGCAACCTCGCCTCGCTGAACCTGATGAAGTTCCTCAACGACGACGGCAAGGGCAACCAGTCCTTCGACGCCGAGCGCTTCGCCAAGGTCGTCGAGCTGGTCATCACCGCGATGGACATCTCCATCTGCTTCGCGGACTTCCCGACCCAGAAGATCGGCGAGAACACCCGCGCCTTCCGCCAGCTGGGCATCGGCTACGCCAACCTGGGCGCCCTGCTGATGGCGACCGGCCATGCCTACGACTCGGACGGCGGCCGCACCCTCGCCGCGTCGATCACCTCGCTGATGACCGGCACCGCGTACAGGCGCTCCGCCGAGCTGGCCGCCATCGTCGGCCCGTACGACGGCTACGCCCGCAACGCCGACTCGCACAAGCGCGTCATGAAGCAGCACGCCGACGCCAACGCCGTCGCGCCGCGCACCGACGACCTGGACAGCGCGATCTGGGCCGCGGCCACCGAGGCCTGGCAGGACGTCCTGCGCCTCGGCGAGAAGAACGGCTTCCGCAACGCCCAGGCCTCCGTCCTCGCGCCGACCGGCACCATCGGTCTCGCGATGTCCTGCGACACCACCGGTGTCGAGCCGGACCTGGCCCTGGTCAAGTTCAAGAAGCTCGTCGGCGGCGGCTCGATGCAGATCGTCAACGGCACCGTCCCGCAGGCCCTGCGCCGCATGGGCTACCTGGAAGAGCAGATCGAGGCGATCGTCTCCCACATCGCCGAGCACGGGAACGTCGTCGACGCCCCGGGCCTGAAGACCGAGCACTACGAGGTCTTCGACTGCGCGATGGGCGAGCGCTCCATCTCCCCGATGGGCCACGTCCGCATGATGGCCGCGATCCAGCCGTGGATCTCCGGCGCGATCTCGAAGACGGTCAACATGCCGGAGTCGGCGACCGTCGAGGAGATCGAGGAGATCTACTTCGAGGCGTGGAAGCTGGGCGTCAAGGCGCTCGCGATCTACCGCGACAACTGCAAGGTCGGCCAGCCCCTCTCCGCCAAGAAGAAGGAGGAGGAGAAGGCCGAGATCACCGAGAAGGCCGAGGAGACCATCCGCACGGCGGTCGAGAAGGTCATTGAGTACCGCCCGGTGCGCAAGCGCCTCCCCAAGGGCCGCCCGGGGATCACCACCTCCTTCACGGTCGGTGGCGCCGAGGGCTACATGACCGCGAACTCCTACCCGGACGACGGCCTGGGCGAGGTCTTCCTGAAGATGTCCAAGCAGGGTTCGACCCTCGCGGGCATGATGGACGCCTTCTCGATTGCCGTCTCCGTCGGTCTGCAGTACGGCGTCCCGCTGGAGACGTACGTCGCGAAGTTCACCAACATGCGCTTCGAGCCGGCCGGTATGACCGACGACCCGGACGTCCGCATGGCGCAGTCGATCGTCGACTACATCTTCCGTCGCGTGGCGCTGGACTTCCTGCCCTTCGAGACCCGCTCGGCGCTCGGCATCCACTCCGCCGAAGAGCGTCAGCGCCACCTCGACACCGGCTCCTACGAGCCGCTCGACGAGGAGGAGCTCGACACCGAGTCCCTCGCCCAGTCGGCGCCCGTTGCCGCCGTGGCCAAGCCGGTGGCCAAGCCGGTGGCGATCGTCCCGGTCCCGGCCCCCAAGACGGCGCACAGCAACGCCGAGCTGGTCGAGATGCAGATGGGCGTCTCCGCCGACGCACCGCTCTGCTTCTCCTGCGGTACGAAGATGCAGCGCGCCGGCTCCTGCTACATCTGCGAGGGCTGCGGCTCCACCAGCGGCTGCAGCTGA
- the nrdR gene encoding transcriptional regulator NrdR produces the protein MHCPFCRHPDSRVVDSRTTDDGTSIRRRRQCPDCSRRFTTVETASLMVIKRSGVTEPFSRTKVISGVRKACQGRPVTEDALAKLGQRVEEAVRATGSAELTTHDVGLAILGPLQELDLVAYLRFASVYKAFDTLEDFETAIAELREPRPHPHECEPGGTPAVVPVPASAAG, from the coding sequence ATGCACTGCCCCTTCTGCAGGCACCCCGACAGCCGCGTCGTCGACAGCCGTACGACCGACGACGGAACGTCGATCCGCCGGCGCCGTCAGTGCCCCGACTGCTCCCGTCGCTTCACGACGGTGGAGACGGCCTCGCTGATGGTGATCAAGCGAAGCGGGGTCACCGAACCCTTCAGCCGTACCAAGGTCATCTCCGGCGTGCGCAAGGCGTGCCAGGGGCGGCCGGTCACCGAGGACGCCCTCGCCAAGCTCGGCCAGCGGGTCGAGGAGGCGGTGCGCGCCACCGGGAGCGCCGAGCTGACCACCCACGACGTGGGTCTGGCCATACTCGGCCCGTTGCAGGAACTCGACCTCGTCGCCTACCTGCGGTTCGCATCCGTCTACAAAGCGTTCGACACCCTTGAGGACTTCGAGACCGCCATCGCGGAACTGCGCGAGCCGCGGCCTCACCCCCATGAGTGCGAGCCCGGAGGGACCCCCGCGGTCGTCCCCGTGCCCGCCTCCGCCGCCGGCTGA
- the lexA gene encoding transcriptional repressor LexA, producing MTTTADSATITAQNRSQSRLEPVHAMNDASQNQEAEAVRPARSLPGRPPGIRADSSGLTDRQRRVIEVIRDSVQRRGYPPSMREIGQAVGLSSTSSVAHQLMALERKGFLRRDPHRPRAYEVRGSDQPSSQPTDTTGKPAASYVPLVGRIAAGGPILAEESVEDVFPLPRQLVGDGELFVLKVVGDSMIEAAICDGDWVTVRRQPVAENGDIVAAMLDGEATVKRFKREDGHVWLLPHNAAYQPIPGDEATILGKVVAVLRRV from the coding sequence GTGACCACCACCGCAGACAGTGCCACCATCACTGCCCAGAACCGCTCCCAGAGCCGACTCGAGCCGGTGCATGCCATGAATGACGCAAGTCAGAACCAGGAGGCGGAGGCCGTACGCCCCGCGCGCTCCCTGCCAGGGCGACCTCCAGGCATCCGCGCCGACAGCTCCGGACTCACGGACCGGCAGCGGAGGGTGATCGAGGTCATCCGGGACTCCGTGCAGCGCCGCGGCTACCCGCCGTCGATGCGCGAGATCGGCCAGGCGGTCGGCCTCTCCAGCACCTCCTCCGTGGCCCACCAGCTGATGGCCCTGGAGCGCAAGGGCTTCCTGCGTCGCGACCCGCACCGGCCCCGCGCCTACGAGGTGCGCGGCTCGGACCAGCCCAGCTCGCAGCCCACGGACACCACCGGCAAGCCCGCCGCCTCCTACGTCCCCCTGGTCGGCCGCATCGCGGCCGGCGGCCCGATCCTGGCCGAGGAATCCGTCGAGGACGTGTTCCCCCTCCCCCGCCAGCTCGTCGGCGACGGTGAACTGTTCGTCCTCAAGGTCGTGGGCGACTCGATGATCGAGGCCGCGATCTGCGACGGCGACTGGGTCACCGTCCGCCGCCAGCCCGTCGCGGAGAACGGCGACATCGTCGCCGCCATGCTGGACGGCGAGGCCACCGTCAAGCGCTTCAAGCGGGAGGACGGCCACGTGTGGCTGCTCCCGCACAACGCCGCCTACCAGCCGATCCCCGGCGACGAGGCGACGATCCTCGGCAAGGTCGTCGCCGTGCTGCGACGGGTCTGA
- a CDS encoding ATP-dependent DNA helicase, with the protein MTKPSLTDLLHAAVSAVGGTERPGQVAMAEAVAEAIDDNSHRLIQAGTGTGKSLGYLVPALAHGERVVVATATLALQRQLVERDLPRTVEALHPQLRRRPQFAMLKGRSNYLCLHRLHEGVPQDEEEGLFDQFEAATPTSKLGKDLLRLRDWADETETGDRDDLTPGVSDKAWSQISVSSRECLGATKCAYGAECFAEAARERAKLADVVVTNHALLAIDAIEGAPVLPQHEVLIVDEAHELVSRVTGVATGELTPGQVNRAVKRAAKLVDEKTADSLQTAAETFERVMELALPGRLEVVPEDLGYALMSLRDAARNVISAIGATRDKSVHDEDAVRKQALAAVENVHAVAERITLGSEYDVVWYERHDRFGATLRVAPLSVSGLLREKLFEDRSVVLTSATLKLGGDFNGVAASLGLSPEGVEGEDVPVWRGLDVGSPFDYPKQGILYVAKHLATPGREGTRGDMMDELAELIEASGGRTLGLFSSMRGAKAAAEELRGRLDNPILLQGEETLGELIKTFAADPKTCLFGTLSLWQGVDVPGPSCQLVIMDRIPFPRPDDPLMSARQKSVEEHGGNGFMAVAATHAALLMAQGAGRLVRASGDRGVVAVLDPRLATARYGSFLRASLPDFWYTTDRNQVRRSLAAIDASAKADGK; encoded by the coding sequence ATGACGAAGCCCTCCCTCACCGACCTGCTGCACGCCGCCGTCTCCGCCGTCGGCGGCACGGAGCGGCCCGGCCAGGTGGCCATGGCCGAAGCCGTCGCCGAAGCGATCGACGACAACTCCCACCGGCTGATCCAGGCCGGCACCGGCACCGGCAAGTCCCTCGGCTACCTGGTGCCGGCCCTCGCGCACGGCGAGCGCGTCGTCGTCGCCACGGCGACGCTCGCGCTCCAGCGCCAGCTCGTCGAGCGCGACCTGCCGCGCACGGTCGAGGCACTGCACCCGCAGCTGCGCCGGCGGCCGCAGTTCGCCATGCTCAAGGGCCGGTCCAACTACCTGTGCCTGCACCGCCTCCACGAGGGCGTCCCGCAGGACGAGGAGGAGGGCCTCTTCGACCAGTTCGAGGCGGCCACCCCGACCAGCAAGCTCGGCAAGGACCTGCTGCGCCTGCGCGACTGGGCGGACGAGACCGAGACGGGCGACCGCGACGACCTCACCCCCGGCGTGTCCGACAAGGCCTGGAGCCAGATCTCCGTCTCCTCCAGGGAGTGCCTGGGCGCGACGAAGTGCGCGTACGGGGCCGAGTGCTTCGCGGAGGCGGCCCGTGAGCGGGCCAAGCTCGCGGACGTGGTCGTCACCAACCACGCCCTGCTCGCCATCGACGCCATCGAGGGCGCCCCCGTGCTCCCGCAGCACGAGGTGCTGATCGTCGACGAGGCGCACGAGCTGGTCTCCCGCGTCACCGGTGTAGCCACCGGCGAGCTCACCCCGGGCCAGGTCAACCGGGCCGTGAAGCGTGCCGCCAAGCTGGTCGACGAGAAGACCGCGGATTCCCTGCAGACCGCCGCGGAGACCTTCGAACGGGTGATGGAGCTGGCGCTCCCCGGCCGTCTGGAGGTGGTCCCGGAGGACCTCGGCTACGCGCTGATGTCGCTGCGCGACGCCGCGCGCAACGTGATCTCCGCGATCGGCGCGACGCGGGACAAGTCCGTGCACGACGAGGACGCCGTCCGCAAGCAGGCCCTCGCCGCCGTGGAGAACGTCCACGCGGTGGCGGAGCGGATCACGCTCGGTTCCGAGTACGACGTCGTCTGGTACGAGCGCCACGACCGGTTCGGCGCCACCCTGCGGGTCGCCCCGCTCTCGGTGTCGGGCCTGCTGCGCGAGAAGCTCTTCGAGGACCGCTCGGTGGTCCTCACCTCGGCCACCCTCAAGCTGGGCGGCGACTTCAACGGGGTCGCGGCCTCGCTGGGCCTCTCCCCGGAAGGGGTGGAGGGCGAGGACGTGCCGGTGTGGCGGGGCCTGGACGTCGGCTCCCCGTTCGACTACCCGAAGCAGGGCATCCTCTACGTCGCGAAGCACCTGGCGACACCAGGCCGGGAGGGCACCCGCGGCGACATGATGGACGAGCTGGCGGAGCTGATCGAAGCCTCCGGCGGCCGCACCCTGGGCCTGTTCTCCTCCATGCGCGGCGCCAAGGCCGCCGCCGAGGAGCTGCGCGGGCGGCTCGACAACCCGATCCTGCTCCAGGGCGAGGAGACGCTCGGCGAGCTGATCAAGACCTTCGCGGCGGACCCTAAGACCTGCCTGTTCGGGACGCTGTCCCTGTGGCAGGGCGTGGACGTGCCCGGGCCCAGCTGCCAGCTGGTGATCATGGACAGGATCCCGTTCCCGCGTCCGGACGACCCGCTGATGAGCGCGCGGCAGAAGTCGGTCGAGGAGCACGGCGGCAACGGCTTCATGGCGGTCGCGGCCACCCATGCCGCCCTGCTGATGGCCCAGGGCGCGGGCCGGCTCGTACGGGCCTCCGGTGACCGGGGGGTGGTTGCGGTCCTGGACCCCCGCCTGGCCACGGCCCGGTACGGAAGCTTCCTGCGGGCCTCGCTGCCCGATTTCTGGTACACCACGGACCGCAATCAGGTCCGCCGCTCGCTGGCCGCCATCGACGCGAGCGCGAAGGCCGACGGCAAGTAG
- a CDS encoding IucA/IucC family protein — MPNFPAAPDPADHAVPPSPQHPCTPPEINQPTWDFAARRLLAKMLGEFAYEEIVRPVPVPAPSAAGDAWTLSLDDGSSLGFRARRRAYGSWQVTPDTITLTPAAPSAEPPTAFGDPYGFLVRARTLLRLDGPTLGHLIHELSSTLAADARLDHHALTADVLAELDYAALEGHQTGHPWLVANKGRVGWSAADAAAWAPEARTRQRLPWLAAHSSLAEYRGTAGLEDPARLYAAELDPATRAAFDGILRDRGLDPLRYLYLPVHPWQWDEIVLPLFAPALASGTLVPLPADPDDRIPQQSIRTFLNLTRPDRHSVKLPLSVFNTTVWRGLPSDLSVAAPAVTAWIHSLRDADPFLRDECRVVLLGEVASVTVRHPVYDGLPEVPYQYRELLGAIWREPLAGRLDPGERARTLASLLHVDPRGRSFTAELVARSGLTPEAWLRHLFAALLPPLLHFLYRYGTVFSPHGENTVVIFDERDVPVRLAVKDFVDDVNISSTPLPEHASMPDAVRAALLAEPPGFLTQFIHSGLFIGVFRYLSALCDDRLGVPEDAFWSLVRAEILRHQARFPEDKERHRLFDLLTERIDRLCLNRNRLHADGYRDRPDRPAAVVHGTVPNPLHGP; from the coding sequence GTGCCGAATTTCCCCGCGGCCCCCGACCCGGCCGACCACGCCGTCCCCCCGTCGCCCCAGCACCCGTGCACGCCCCCCGAAATCAACCAGCCCACCTGGGACTTCGCCGCACGCCGGCTGCTGGCCAAGATGCTCGGCGAGTTCGCGTACGAGGAGATCGTCCGCCCCGTCCCCGTCCCCGCACCCTCCGCCGCCGGTGACGCCTGGACCCTGAGCCTCGACGACGGCAGCAGCCTGGGCTTCCGCGCCCGTCGGCGCGCCTACGGCAGCTGGCAGGTCACCCCGGACACGATCACGCTGACCCCGGCGGCCCCCTCCGCGGAGCCGCCGACCGCGTTCGGGGACCCGTACGGCTTCCTCGTAAGGGCCCGCACCCTGCTGCGCCTCGACGGACCGACCCTCGGCCACCTGATCCACGAGCTCAGCTCCACCCTCGCCGCCGACGCACGCCTCGACCACCACGCACTCACCGCCGACGTCCTCGCCGAACTGGACTACGCGGCGCTCGAAGGACACCAGACCGGCCACCCCTGGCTCGTCGCCAACAAGGGCCGTGTCGGATGGTCCGCCGCGGACGCCGCCGCCTGGGCCCCCGAGGCACGCACCCGGCAGCGGCTGCCGTGGCTCGCCGCCCACAGCTCCCTGGCCGAGTACCGGGGCACCGCCGGCCTGGAGGACCCGGCACGCCTCTACGCGGCAGAACTCGACCCCGCCACCCGCGCGGCCTTCGACGGGATCCTCCGCGACCGGGGCCTCGACCCGCTCCGCTACCTGTACCTCCCCGTACACCCCTGGCAGTGGGACGAGATCGTCCTGCCCCTCTTCGCGCCCGCCCTCGCCTCCGGCACCCTCGTGCCGCTCCCCGCCGATCCCGACGACAGGATCCCGCAGCAGTCGATCCGTACCTTCCTCAACCTCACCCGTCCCGACCGGCACAGCGTCAAACTCCCGCTGTCCGTCTTCAACACCACCGTCTGGCGCGGCCTGCCCAGCGACCTCAGCGTGGCCGCGCCCGCCGTCACCGCCTGGATCCACTCGCTCCGCGACGCCGACCCCTTCCTGCGCGACGAATGCCGGGTCGTACTGCTCGGAGAGGTCGCATCGGTCACCGTCCGCCACCCCGTGTACGACGGGCTCCCCGAGGTGCCCTACCAGTACAGGGAGCTCCTCGGAGCGATCTGGCGGGAGCCGCTGGCGGGCCGGCTCGACCCCGGAGAACGCGCCCGCACCCTCGCCTCCCTCCTGCACGTCGATCCGCGCGGCCGCTCCTTCACCGCCGAACTCGTCGCCCGCTCCGGCCTCACCCCCGAGGCCTGGCTGCGCCACCTCTTCGCGGCCCTGCTGCCCCCGCTGCTGCACTTCCTCTACCGCTACGGCACGGTGTTCTCCCCGCACGGCGAGAACACCGTGGTGATCTTCGACGAGCGGGACGTCCCCGTCCGCCTGGCCGTCAAGGACTTCGTGGACGACGTCAACATCAGCAGTACCCCCCTGCCCGAGCACGCGTCCATGCCCGACGCGGTGCGGGCCGCGCTGCTCGCGGAGCCACCCGGCTTCCTCACCCAGTTCATCCACTCGGGACTGTTCATCGGCGTCTTCCGCTACCTGTCCGCCCTGTGCGACGACCGGCTCGGCGTGCCCGAGGACGCGTTCTGGTCCCTCGTGCGGGCGGAGATCCTCCGCCACCAGGCCCGCTTCCCCGAGGACAAGGAGCGCCACCGCCTCTTCGACCTGCTGACGGAGCGGATCGACCGGCTCTGCCTCAACCGGAACCGGCTCCACGCGGACGGCTACCGTGACCGCCCGGACCGGCCGGCCGCCGTCGTCCACGGCACCGTGCCCAACCCCCTGCACGGCCCCTGA
- a CDS encoding GNAT family N-acetyltransferase, translated as MPPTDTTTSAGGPASREATAHRFTVGLLPLLAEADLLDSPAGWGAVPTPAGLFRLEPVRPGRDLKLLTGWMNDPGVAAYWELGGSPAVTEAHLRAQLDGDGHSIPCLGVLDGSPMSYWEIYRADLDPVSRHYPARSHDTGIHLLIGDGTNRGRGLGTTLLRAVTELVFDNRPRCTRVIAEPDIRNTPSVSAFMNAGFRYSTEIELPDKRAALMVRERALRNLL; from the coding sequence ATGCCTCCTACGGACACCACCACCAGCGCCGGCGGCCCCGCCTCCCGGGAGGCCACCGCGCACCGCTTCACCGTCGGGCTGCTGCCGCTGCTCGCCGAGGCGGACCTCCTCGACTCACCGGCGGGCTGGGGTGCGGTCCCGACACCGGCAGGACTCTTCCGCCTCGAACCCGTACGGCCGGGCCGGGACCTGAAACTGCTCACCGGCTGGATGAACGACCCCGGCGTGGCCGCCTACTGGGAACTGGGCGGATCGCCCGCCGTCACCGAAGCCCACCTGCGGGCCCAGCTCGACGGCGACGGCCACAGCATTCCCTGCCTCGGCGTCCTCGACGGGAGCCCCATGAGCTACTGGGAGATCTACCGGGCCGATCTCGACCCGGTCTCCCGCCACTACCCGGCGCGCTCCCACGACACGGGTATCCACCTGCTCATCGGAGACGGCACGAACCGGGGCCGGGGCCTGGGCACCACGCTGCTGCGAGCCGTCACCGAGCTCGTCTTCGACAACCGTCCCCGATGCACACGCGTCATCGCGGAACCGGACATTCGCAACACCCCCTCCGTATCAGCATTCATGAACGCCGGCTTCCGCTATTCCACGGAAATCGAACTCCCCGATAAACGAGCAGCCCTGATGGTCCGTGAGCGGGCCCTGCGCAATCTGCTCTGA